In the Aneurinibacillus soli genome, one interval contains:
- a CDS encoding universal stress protein, whose product MFQKIVVAIDGSEMGEKALEAALVIGKEQKAEVNVLHIGKDVLVSSYAFVGSGYIAQQTYEDVSKAIEKEGQALLNKAKEKAESQGLATATHYITGDPARQIVTFAKENNTDLIVIGNRGLSGLKEVMLGSVSHKVSQLAECPVLIVK is encoded by the coding sequence ATGTTTCAAAAAATTGTAGTAGCCATTGACGGATCTGAAATGGGAGAAAAAGCATTAGAGGCAGCACTCGTAATTGGGAAAGAACAAAAAGCAGAAGTAAACGTGCTGCACATCGGCAAAGACGTACTCGTATCGTCCTATGCTTTTGTGGGATCGGGATATATTGCACAGCAAACGTATGAAGATGTGAGTAAAGCGATAGAAAAAGAAGGGCAAGCGTTGCTAAATAAAGCAAAGGAGAAGGCTGAATCTCAAGGTTTAGCCACTGCCACGCATTACATAACAGGCGATCCGGCGCGTCAAATTGTGACATTTGCGAAAGAAAACAACACAGATTTGATTGTCATCGGAAATCGAGGCTTAAGCGGGTTAAAAGAAGTGATGCTCGGCAGTGTTAGCCATAAAGTATCGCAACTAGCAGAATGTCCGGTGCTGATTGTAAAATAA
- a CDS encoding LysR family transcriptional regulator produces the protein MELRQLLYAVTIAEEKSFSKAAEKLHLAQPSLSQQIAKLEKELDVILFERSTSSVRLTDAGARFFTSALNILDGVEQLRKEMQDVAALTKGGLTLGSLPMTGAHILPLLLPEFAKRYPGIDVRLVEEATRSLEQLTARGTAEMSLLTLPVQDANLEWEELLDEEICLAVPPAHKLAGRREVKMRELDEEPFIMLKKGQGFRQVVERWCMEAGFAPQIVFESSNIETVQSLVAAGMGAAFVPRLLAHKYPRNHTGPAYVRLTEPRPYRTLVLAFRRGRYRSRAAQAFLDTARDVLQAVRMEEVDE, from the coding sequence GTGGAATTGCGCCAATTGTTGTACGCCGTTACGATTGCGGAGGAAAAGAGCTTTTCGAAGGCGGCTGAGAAGTTACACTTAGCCCAGCCTTCCCTCAGCCAGCAGATTGCGAAGCTGGAAAAAGAGTTAGATGTCATATTGTTTGAGCGATCAACGAGTTCGGTTCGGTTAACGGATGCGGGTGCGCGTTTTTTTACTTCGGCGTTGAACATTCTAGACGGGGTGGAGCAGTTGCGTAAGGAAATGCAGGATGTAGCTGCCCTTACGAAAGGTGGGCTTACGCTCGGCAGTTTGCCGATGACAGGTGCACATATTTTGCCGCTTTTGCTGCCGGAGTTTGCAAAGCGGTATCCGGGCATTGACGTACGCTTAGTCGAGGAGGCGACGCGTTCGCTTGAACAGTTGACCGCACGCGGCACGGCAGAGATGAGTCTGCTGACGCTTCCGGTGCAAGATGCGAACCTGGAATGGGAAGAGCTGCTCGATGAGGAGATTTGCCTGGCTGTTCCGCCTGCTCACAAGCTGGCGGGTAGGCGGGAAGTGAAGATGCGGGAGCTTGATGAGGAGCCATTCATTATGCTGAAAAAAGGGCAGGGCTTCCGGCAAGTCGTAGAGCGTTGGTGTATGGAAGCAGGATTTGCGCCCCAGATCGTGTTCGAGAGCAGTAACATTGAGACGGTGCAGTCGCTTGTGGCCGCAGGGATGGGCGCAGCATTCGTGCCGCGTCTGCTCGCGCACAAGTACCCGCGCAATCATACCGGACCTGCGTATGTACGGCTGACAGAGCCGCGCCCGTACCGCACGCTCGTACTGGCCTTTCGGCGCGGACGCTACCGTTCACGGGCGGCGCAGGCGTTTTTGGATACAGCTCGGGATGTACTTCAGGCTGTGCGTATGGAAGAAGTGGACGAGTAG
- a CDS encoding peptidase domain-containing ABC transporter, with translation MLDLHHIILDTIPIFQVLSPQEKEEVFASFEKVSFHMGDTIIQAGERGDSFHLILTGKVRMIGKDQDGKELNLGLMESGSHFGQEALLNEEFQEHTLRASTKLELLRLSRTMFMQIIDAHPELRVCLLEQLADDAMRKFLKRTALFAPLHHQELRSLLDIMVMKEYAPGQAIVSEGEAGDAFYLLRSGTASVLKESEGSRKLNTVKGGEFFGELALLTGDPRKASVVADEAVSVFSLAKNDFDKLIMKFPKVRETIIGIASAYLQNADVPRHTEANVTAEDSAGYASESIAEDAEQEKRRRYGGRRTWRLSSWFPVRIQQSELDCGPTCLSMIAQHYGKRLSIHRLRELAQVGLEGSTLFNLCKTAELIGFQAEAVRSSLKGLAEQTLPAIAHWKGNHYVVVVKVDERYVTVADPGIGLLTYSHDDFLKGWTLNTVFLKPVEAFFAQEESKPSFGRYWAFFASRKQALFHLVWMTVLLQVINLALPLFTQQVIDRVLIGGNYDDLNFMLIVMLGVSLLTMLVQSIREWVIAGTFIKIDIDMIMSFYRHVFRLPMRYFATRKVGDILTRAGENQVIRHFLVTNSMNAVLNVMTIVVYIGIMFTYSVTLAWIALAFIPCFIALTLIVTPLMKRNSRKQFQADVDLQNVLVETIGSMRTVKALAAEDEVRKKVEGKFRQSTIVQMKGWKIGIFSGSVATVLQTLSGVTVLYAGAEFIIGEKLTVGELMAFSAVYALVTNAALGLIGMWDEFQSVRIALERLDDVFETEEEESDPTRLTALPKLQGAIEFERVSFRYDSDGKNVLQNISFDMAPGQTIGIVGRSGSGKSTLANLLLKLYAPSSGTVRIDGHDLKQVQAATLRKQIGVVQQEAGLFSGTIHENIAYQIPDASMDEVMAASMLAGAHEFIMTFPNGYDTQVGERGASLSGGQRQRIAIARALIGNPRILIFDEATSALDNESEKTIQRNMSTILKDRTTLIIAHRLSTIRHADRILVLDQGVIAESGTHEQLMAAKGLYHMLVSQPLD, from the coding sequence ATGCTAGATTTGCATCATATCATTTTAGATACGATCCCTATTTTTCAGGTGCTGTCACCACAGGAGAAAGAGGAGGTATTTGCCTCCTTTGAGAAGGTTTCTTTCCATATGGGAGACACGATTATTCAGGCAGGAGAACGAGGAGATTCGTTCCATCTCATCTTGACGGGCAAAGTACGAATGATCGGTAAGGATCAGGATGGCAAGGAGCTCAATTTAGGATTAATGGAATCAGGCTCGCATTTCGGACAGGAAGCGCTGCTGAATGAAGAATTTCAAGAACATACGCTGAGGGCGTCGACGAAGCTAGAGTTGCTAAGGTTATCCAGAACAATGTTTATGCAAATTATCGACGCGCACCCTGAATTGAGGGTGTGCTTGCTTGAACAATTGGCCGATGATGCGATGCGCAAATTTTTGAAGCGGACGGCGCTGTTTGCCCCACTGCATCATCAGGAGTTGCGCTCGCTGCTTGATATTATGGTAATGAAGGAATATGCCCCTGGCCAGGCGATCGTCAGTGAAGGGGAGGCAGGAGATGCTTTCTATCTCCTTCGTTCCGGTACGGCTTCCGTACTGAAGGAAAGCGAGGGAAGTCGGAAGCTTAATACGGTCAAGGGAGGGGAGTTTTTCGGAGAGCTAGCGCTGTTGACCGGGGATCCTCGAAAGGCCAGTGTTGTAGCTGACGAAGCGGTTTCTGTGTTCAGTCTGGCCAAGAACGATTTTGACAAGTTAATCATGAAATTTCCGAAAGTCAGGGAAACGATTATCGGTATTGCTTCTGCTTATTTACAAAATGCGGATGTACCTCGGCATACGGAAGCGAACGTTACTGCGGAGGATAGCGCAGGTTACGCTTCCGAAAGCATTGCGGAAGATGCCGAGCAAGAGAAGCGGCGGCGATATGGCGGTCGGAGGACTTGGCGCTTAAGTAGCTGGTTCCCGGTACGCATTCAGCAAAGCGAGTTGGACTGCGGCCCAACCTGCCTCTCTATGATCGCCCAGCACTACGGCAAGCGATTGAGCATTCATCGGCTAAGAGAGCTGGCGCAAGTAGGCTTGGAAGGAAGCACGCTATTCAATCTCTGCAAAACCGCGGAATTGATCGGTTTTCAAGCGGAGGCGGTCCGCAGCAGCTTGAAGGGACTGGCCGAGCAGACGCTGCCGGCTATTGCCCATTGGAAAGGCAATCATTATGTCGTGGTCGTAAAAGTGGACGAACGATATGTGACCGTGGCCGACCCGGGTATCGGTTTACTGACTTATTCGCATGACGATTTTCTGAAAGGATGGACGCTGAACACGGTGTTTCTGAAGCCTGTCGAAGCTTTCTTCGCGCAAGAAGAGTCGAAACCTTCATTTGGGCGCTACTGGGCGTTTTTTGCCTCCCGCAAGCAGGCACTGTTCCATCTCGTGTGGATGACCGTGCTATTACAGGTCATTAACCTGGCGCTCCCGCTGTTTACGCAGCAGGTGATCGATCGGGTGCTTATTGGCGGGAATTATGATGACCTGAACTTTATGCTGATCGTCATGCTAGGCGTCTCGTTGCTTACCATGCTCGTTCAATCTATCAGGGAATGGGTCATTGCGGGTACGTTTATTAAAATTGACATCGACATGATCATGAGTTTTTATCGGCATGTGTTTCGCTTGCCAATGCGCTACTTCGCCACACGGAAAGTGGGCGACATCTTGACGCGCGCCGGGGAAAATCAGGTCATCCGTCATTTTCTCGTAACGAACAGCATGAATGCCGTGCTGAATGTGATGACGATTGTCGTATACATAGGCATTATGTTTACATATAGCGTTACGCTGGCCTGGATCGCGCTGGCGTTCATTCCATGCTTCATTGCGCTTACGCTGATCGTGACTCCGCTTATGAAACGCAACAGCAGGAAGCAATTCCAAGCCGATGTCGACTTGCAGAACGTATTAGTGGAAACCATTGGCTCCATGCGTACCGTAAAAGCTCTCGCGGCCGAAGATGAGGTAAGGAAGAAAGTGGAGGGCAAGTTCCGTCAATCGACTATCGTACAAATGAAGGGTTGGAAAATCGGCATCTTCTCCGGTTCTGTCGCCACGGTGCTGCAAACCTTAAGCGGTGTAACCGTGCTATATGCTGGGGCTGAATTTATTATCGGGGAGAAGCTGACCGTAGGGGAACTGATGGCTTTTAGCGCGGTGTATGCACTCGTTACAAATGCGGCACTGGGCTTAATCGGAATGTGGGACGAGTTTCAAAGCGTGCGGATTGCCTTGGAACGGCTTGATGATGTATTCGAGACGGAGGAGGAGGAATCCGATCCGACCCGATTGACAGCGCTGCCGAAGCTGCAGGGGGCGATTGAATTCGAACGCGTATCGTTTCGCTATGATTCCGACGGGAAGAATGTGCTGCAGAACATTTCCTTCGACATGGCTCCGGGCCAGACGATTGGCATCGTCGGTCGAAGCGGGTCAGGGAAATCAACCCTGGCGAACTTACTACTTAAGCTATACGCTCCAAGCAGCGGGACGGTTCGCATCGACGGGCACGACCTGAAGCAGGTGCAGGCCGCTACGCTCCGTAAGCAAATCGGAGTCGTACAGCAGGAAGCGGGACTTTTTAGCGGAACGATTCATGAAAATATTGCTTATCAAATTCCCGATGCTTCGATGGATGAGGTGATGGCCGCTTCCATGCTTGCGGGAGCGCACGAATTCATTATGACATTTCCGAATGGCTACGATACACAGGTTGGGGAGCGGGGTGCGAGCTTATCCGGAGGGCAGCGCCAGCGTATCGCCATTGCTCGGGCGCTGATCGGCAATCCGCGCATTTTGATATTCGACGAAGCGACGAGCGCGCTAGACAATGAATCCGAGAAGACGATTCAGCGGAATATGAGTACGATACTCAAAGATCGAACGACCCTCATCATCGCGCATCGACTGAGCACCATCCGGCATGCGGACCGCATTCTCGTACTGGATCAAGGGGTTATTGCAGAGTCAGGTACTCATGAGCAGTTAATGGCCGCTAAAGGTCTTTACCACATGTTGGTCAGTCAACCGTTGGATTAA
- a CDS encoding futalosine hydrolase, which yields MNVDRRTKSAQRILIMTSVSAERDAILRGLHGNSTFDVRVGGVGLASAAASTATALATTSYSLVINMGIAGGFVGQAEIGSLVVANEIIAADLGSQTPDGFISIDELGFGSARVPVDTRMVAQVVEALQAAGFPTTTGPILTVSTTTGTAATAQELAARVPGAAAEGMEGYGVATAAHQHGIPVLEIRAISNPVGPRDRDAWRIKEALQMLESASSVLLEVLS from the coding sequence ATGAATGTAGATAGACGAACAAAATCAGCACAGCGCATACTGATTATGACCTCTGTCTCAGCAGAGAGAGATGCGATATTGCGCGGACTTCACGGGAACAGTACGTTCGACGTCCGAGTAGGCGGCGTCGGTCTCGCGTCGGCCGCAGCAAGTACCGCAACCGCGCTCGCAACCACTTCCTACAGCTTAGTTATAAACATGGGCATCGCGGGTGGATTCGTCGGACAGGCTGAGATCGGATCGCTCGTCGTAGCGAATGAGATTATCGCTGCTGATCTGGGGTCACAAACACCCGACGGCTTCATAAGCATTGATGAGCTAGGCTTCGGCTCAGCCCGTGTTCCAGTTGACACCCGCATGGTAGCCCAGGTAGTAGAAGCACTACAAGCTGCGGGATTCCCAACCACAACCGGACCGATCCTTACCGTATCGACCACGACCGGAACTGCAGCAACTGCCCAGGAGCTCGCCGCACGAGTGCCCGGGGCTGCCGCCGAAGGCATGGAAGGATACGGCGTAGCGACCGCAGCTCACCAGCATGGTATACCTGTCTTAGAAATCCGCGCCATCTCGAATCCAGTCGGTCCACGTGACCGGGATGCTTGGCGCATTAAAGAAGCTTTACAAATGCTTGAATCAGCCAGTTCAGTCTTATTGGAGGTTTTATCATGA
- the leuD gene encoding 3-isopropylmalate dehydratase small subunit, translating into MEPFKSVTSVVSPLDRVNVDTDAIIPKQFLKRIERTGFGQFLFYEWRFDEQENVNPDFELNKPRYSGSQILIARNNFGCGSSREHAPWALLDYGFKVVIAPSFADIFHNNCFKNGILPIVLPEETVDQLFKNTATEGYELTVDLEANTISDKSGLVIPFEVNDYRRHCLLNGLDDIGITLQQEDKIAAYEATYPSYYQTQA; encoded by the coding sequence ATGGAACCATTTAAATCAGTCACAAGCGTGGTTTCTCCACTCGACCGCGTAAACGTAGATACAGACGCTATCATTCCAAAACAATTCTTAAAACGCATTGAACGCACTGGCTTTGGTCAGTTCCTGTTTTATGAATGGCGTTTTGACGAGCAAGAAAATGTTAACCCGGACTTCGAGCTGAACAAGCCGCGCTATTCCGGATCGCAAATTTTGATCGCACGCAACAACTTCGGCTGCGGCTCCTCTCGTGAGCACGCTCCGTGGGCACTGCTCGACTACGGCTTCAAAGTCGTAATCGCACCGTCATTTGCGGATATTTTCCATAATAACTGCTTCAAAAATGGCATTCTGCCGATCGTACTGCCAGAAGAAACTGTAGATCAGCTGTTCAAAAACACAGCAACAGAAGGCTACGAGCTGACTGTTGACCTTGAAGCGAACACCATCAGCGACAAAAGTGGCCTCGTGATTCCGTTTGAAGTGAACGACTATCGCCGCCACTGCCTGCTGAACGGTCTGGATGATATCGGCATCACACTTCAACAAGAAGACAAAATCGCTGCGTATGAAGCAACTTATCCAAGCTACTACCAAACACAGGCATAG
- a CDS encoding 1,4-dihydroxy-6-naphthoate synthase, with amino-acid sequence MNIAFSPCPNDTFVFHAWVHGLVSGAPELDVTYADIDITNRLAASSTGPDVLKISYAALPWVLSEYALLPCGGALGRGCGPLVLTKDGSHDPAALSGLRVAVPSERSTAYLLFRLWAAQNVPGGVGEIVVMPFNEIMPAVRDGLIDAGLVIHEARFTYPEYGLNLLVDLGNWWEADTGLPIPLGAIIARRSMDLESLTNWVRASVKYAWAHPEVSKEYVMQHAQELSPEVAKAHIDLYVNSFTGDLGEDGYAAVEALLGRAAKEGLVPEVDLGLLRR; translated from the coding sequence ATGAATATCGCTTTTTCACCTTGTCCAAATGACACCTTTGTGTTTCACGCCTGGGTACACGGACTTGTGTCCGGTGCGCCAGAGCTTGACGTTACATACGCGGATATTGATATTACGAACCGTTTAGCTGCCAGCTCTACCGGACCGGACGTGCTCAAAATTTCGTACGCGGCTCTTCCGTGGGTGCTATCGGAGTACGCACTGCTCCCATGCGGCGGGGCACTTGGCCGGGGCTGTGGTCCACTCGTTCTGACAAAAGACGGTAGCCATGATCCTGCTGCTCTCTCCGGTCTGCGGGTTGCTGTACCGAGTGAGCGGTCAACTGCCTATCTGCTTTTCCGATTGTGGGCTGCGCAAAATGTGCCCGGCGGTGTGGGCGAGATTGTTGTGATGCCGTTTAATGAGATTATGCCTGCTGTGCGCGATGGTTTGATTGATGCCGGGTTGGTTATTCATGAAGCCCGTTTTACGTATCCTGAATATGGGCTGAATTTGCTTGTTGATTTGGGAAATTGGTGGGAAGCGGATACCGGTCTGCCGATCCCGCTTGGAGCGATTATTGCTCGTCGTTCGATGGATTTGGAGTCACTTACGAACTGGGTTCGTGCTTCGGTGAAGTATGCGTGGGCACATCCTGAGGTATCGAAGGAGTATGTGATGCAGCATGCGCAGGAGTTGTCACCTGAAGTGGCCAAGGCGCATATTGATTTGTATGTGAATTCGTTTACTGGAGATTTAGGGGAAGATGGGTATGCGGCTGTAGAGGCTTTGCTTGGGCGGGCTGCCAAAGAAGGACTTGTGCCAGAAGTGGATTTGGGGTTGTTGCGCCGCTAA
- the tnpC gene encoding IS66 family transposase yields MKRKEILAVYHQGPEAVVQLVESLFSRIEKLEARVQQLENQGKKNSKNSHKPPSTDEFYKPKPKSLRQKTNRKPGGQPGHVGYTLERVENPDHIVVHSVTDCSSCGGSLRHVPVLHFDETGMRVEGKRQWLHVASTSQATAYLIHPSRGKKAMETMKILPRFQGTAVHDAWSPYFSYSTKHALCHAHHLRELTAIWEEYGQVWANGMIAFLLFGKEVKEEDAASCAANINHWKAAYARILKRAGGELQRSGLDGPQSEKGKQHPAKNLYDRLNRYIEEVLAFLTNPLVPFDNNQAERDVRMVKIKQKISGTFRSEHGPQTFCRLRGLISTARKQGRNVLQTLECAVTGQSLSFFPE; encoded by the coding sequence ATGAAACGGAAAGAGATCCTCGCGGTATATCATCAAGGTCCCGAAGCTGTTGTCCAACTTGTTGAATCCCTTTTCTCGCGTATTGAAAAGCTGGAAGCACGGGTTCAACAACTTGAGAACCAGGGTAAAAAAAACTCCAAAAACAGCCACAAGCCGCCATCTACCGACGAATTTTATAAGCCGAAACCGAAAAGTCTCCGGCAAAAAACCAATCGAAAACCTGGCGGACAGCCTGGACATGTCGGTTACACCTTAGAACGTGTAGAGAATCCGGATCATATCGTGGTTCACTCCGTGACCGACTGTTCTTCTTGTGGCGGTTCGTTAAGACACGTACCCGTCCTTCATTTTGATGAAACCGGCATGCGTGTAGAAGGAAAACGACAGTGGCTTCATGTCGCCAGTACATCACAGGCTACGGCGTATCTGATTCATCCAAGCCGAGGAAAAAAAGCGATGGAAACGATGAAGATCCTTCCTCGTTTTCAAGGAACGGCGGTCCATGATGCCTGGTCGCCTTACTTCTCCTATTCCACTAAGCATGCCCTGTGCCATGCCCATCATTTGCGGGAATTGACGGCCATATGGGAGGAATATGGACAAGTATGGGCCAACGGCATGATCGCCTTTCTTCTTTTTGGCAAGGAAGTAAAGGAAGAAGATGCCGCATCGTGTGCCGCCAACATAAATCACTGGAAAGCGGCATATGCCCGTATTCTTAAGCGTGCAGGAGGAGAGCTTCAACGATCAGGATTGGATGGTCCTCAGTCAGAAAAAGGCAAGCAGCATCCGGCTAAAAATCTATATGATCGGCTCAACCGATATATAGAAGAGGTATTGGCTTTTCTGACAAATCCTCTGGTTCCGTTTGACAACAATCAGGCAGAACGAGATGTGCGCATGGTCAAAATCAAACAAAAGATTTCGGGAACATTCCGAAGTGAGCATGGTCCACAAACGTTTTGTCGTCTTCGTGGATTGATTTCGACCGCCCGGAAGCAAGGACGCAACGTATTACAGACTCTGGAGTGTGCCGTTACCGGACAATCCCTTTCCTTTTTTCCAGAATAA
- the leuC gene encoding 3-isopropylmalate dehydratase large subunit, whose amino-acid sequence MQPRTLFQKIWDNHVISAEENKPSLLYIDLQLVHEVTSPQAFEGLRITGRKVRRPDRTFATIDHNVPTTDRSLPIADPISKQQIETLNQNCAEFGVTLFGLDSKEQGVVHVMGPELGLTHPGKTIVCGDSHTSTHGAFGALAFGIGTSEVEHVLATQCLQQQKPKTLEVHVDGPLPLGVTAKDLILAIIAKWGTDFATGYVIEYTGEAIRNLTMEERMTVCNMSIEAGARAGLIAPDETTFAYLEGRRYAPQGEEWDKALAAWKELRTDEGAEYDRRVVIEAASIEPQVTWGTSPGMGTGVTGVVPAPEDFENINDRKAAENAIAYMGIAPHTPITEIEIDRVFIGSCTNGRIEDLRAAAKIANGYKVASTVNAIVVPGSGMVKEQAEAEGLHHIFTAAGFEWREPGCSMCLAMNPDVLSPGERCASTSNRNFEGRQGRGGRTHLVSPEMAVAAAIAGRFVDVRNWEVKETEVNAHGTI is encoded by the coding sequence ATGCAACCTCGCACTTTGTTTCAAAAAATCTGGGATAACCACGTTATCTCCGCAGAAGAAAATAAGCCAAGTCTGTTATATATTGATCTCCAGCTCGTACACGAAGTAACATCACCACAAGCATTTGAAGGGCTTCGCATTACAGGTCGTAAAGTCCGTCGCCCGGACCGTACATTCGCAACGATTGACCACAACGTACCGACTACAGACCGCTCGTTGCCAATCGCTGATCCGATCTCCAAACAACAGATCGAGACGCTCAACCAGAACTGTGCAGAATTCGGCGTTACTCTGTTCGGTCTCGACAGCAAAGAACAAGGTGTTGTCCACGTTATGGGACCTGAGCTGGGCTTGACTCATCCGGGTAAAACCATCGTATGCGGCGACAGCCATACATCGACACACGGTGCATTCGGCGCACTCGCATTCGGCATCGGCACAAGCGAAGTCGAGCACGTACTCGCTACCCAGTGTCTGCAACAACAAAAACCAAAAACACTCGAAGTTCACGTAGACGGTCCACTGCCACTCGGCGTAACTGCAAAAGACTTGATCCTTGCGATCATCGCTAAATGGGGTACCGATTTTGCGACAGGCTATGTCATTGAGTACACAGGGGAAGCGATTCGCAACCTGACAATGGAAGAGCGCATGACCGTTTGTAACATGTCCATCGAAGCAGGCGCTCGCGCTGGCCTGATCGCACCGGATGAAACAACGTTTGCCTACCTTGAAGGCCGCCGCTATGCACCACAAGGCGAAGAGTGGGACAAAGCACTGGCTGCATGGAAAGAACTTCGCACAGACGAAGGCGCTGAGTACGACCGCCGCGTTGTAATCGAAGCCGCTTCCATCGAACCACAAGTAACATGGGGCACAAGCCCGGGCATGGGAACCGGCGTTACAGGCGTTGTTCCAGCTCCAGAAGATTTCGAAAATATCAATGACCGCAAAGCAGCAGAAAATGCGATTGCATACATGGGCATTGCACCACACACACCGATCACTGAAATTGAAATCGACCGTGTATTCATTGGCTCCTGTACGAATGGTCGCATCGAAGATTTACGTGCGGCTGCCAAAATTGCGAACGGCTATAAAGTAGCATCAACCGTAAATGCAATCGTCGTACCGGGTTCAGGTATGGTAAAAGAACAAGCAGAAGCAGAAGGTCTGCATCACATCTTTACTGCCGCAGGTTTTGAATGGCGCGAGCCAGGCTGCAGTATGTGTCTGGCAATGAATCCGGACGTTCTCTCACCAGGCGAGCGTTGTGCTTCTACATCGAACCGCAACTTCGAAGGACGCCAGGGACGCGGCGGACGCACGCACCTTGTTAGCCCTGAAATGGCTGTCGCTGCTGCAATCGCGGGACGTTTCGTTGATGTCCGCAACTGGGAAGTAAAAGAAACGGAGGTAAACGCACATGGAACCATTTAA
- a CDS encoding acetate/propionate family kinase produces MKVPVGISNRHVHLSREHLDILFGEGYQLTKTKDLKQTGQFAAEETVNIKGPKGKIHHVRILGPERKQTQVEISKTDGYVLGVNPPIRDSGDLVETPGVTIIGPKGEVTLQEGLILAARHIHMDETDAAKIGVKDKELVSVRVDGERSLILENVLCRVNKNFVLEFHVDTDEGNASGVKNGDFVEIIKIDSYHEVEIIEEKTILLFNCGSSSIKYKLYIMPNKQLLDSGVIENIKLEDYEHALSTIAQNVQKYPIDVIAHRVVHGGEEFAKSVRIDETVKATIKKLTPFAPLHNPVNLAGIEWSEKLFPGIPQVAIFDTAFHQTMPPASFIYPIPYEYYENYKIRKYGFHGSSHRYVMERAEVLMELPKEKLRLISCHIGNGVSLTAIRYGVSYDTTMGFTPISGVSMGTRSGNIDPGIIPYLAEIEQTDISGVVDGILNKQSGLLGLSGKSNDIRDVLQGVREGDERCKLAIDNFTKNIHSYIGQYLARLHGVDGIIFTAGIGENSAEIRDRICSGFEYAGVVIDQDANYHAKGERFISSRFSPIKVMVIPTNEELIMARDAYQLVTEMVSV; encoded by the coding sequence ATGAAAGTTCCAGTAGGGATTTCTAATCGACATGTACACCTATCACGTGAGCACCTTGATATTTTATTCGGAGAAGGCTACCAATTAACGAAAACAAAAGATTTAAAACAAACCGGACAATTCGCCGCAGAAGAAACCGTTAATATTAAAGGACCGAAAGGAAAAATTCATCATGTCCGTATTCTCGGTCCAGAACGAAAACAGACACAGGTGGAGATCTCAAAAACGGACGGCTACGTACTAGGCGTCAACCCTCCTATTCGGGACTCAGGCGATTTAGTAGAAACACCTGGTGTAACCATTATCGGGCCAAAAGGCGAGGTGACCCTCCAGGAAGGATTAATCCTCGCAGCACGTCATATCCACATGGATGAAACAGATGCCGCGAAAATCGGGGTAAAAGATAAAGAACTCGTCAGCGTACGAGTGGATGGAGAACGTTCGTTAATTCTTGAGAACGTACTGTGCCGGGTTAACAAAAATTTTGTGCTCGAATTTCACGTCGATACCGATGAAGGAAACGCATCCGGGGTGAAAAACGGAGACTTTGTCGAAATTATCAAAATCGATTCCTATCATGAAGTCGAAATCATAGAAGAAAAAACGATCCTCCTTTTTAATTGCGGCAGCTCTTCGATTAAGTACAAGTTATACATCATGCCGAACAAGCAATTGCTTGATTCCGGTGTGATCGAAAATATTAAATTAGAAGACTACGAACATGCCCTGTCTACCATTGCACAAAACGTGCAGAAGTATCCGATCGATGTGATTGCACACCGGGTCGTACACGGGGGAGAAGAATTCGCAAAATCAGTTCGGATTGATGAGACGGTAAAAGCCACCATTAAAAAACTAACTCCATTTGCCCCGCTGCACAACCCGGTGAATTTAGCAGGCATTGAATGGTCAGAAAAGCTGTTTCCTGGCATACCGCAGGTGGCGATTTTTGATACTGCGTTTCACCAGACGATGCCCCCTGCCTCGTTTATTTATCCGATCCCGTATGAATATTATGAGAACTATAAAATTCGCAAATACGGCTTCCATGGTTCTAGCCACCGTTACGTGATGGAACGGGCGGAAGTATTAATGGAGCTTCCAAAAGAAAAACTGCGTCTTATTAGCTGCCATATTGGGAACGGCGTATCCTTGACCGCCATCCGATACGGGGTGTCCTATGACACTACAATGGGTTTCACGCCGATCTCCGGGGTAAGCATGGGCACACGCAGCGGAAATATTGATCCGGGCATTATTCCGTATCTCGCTGAGATTGAACAGACCGATATATCCGGGGTAGTCGATGGGATTTTGAATAAGCAAAGTGGATTGTTGGGCCTCTCTGGCAAGTCCAATGACATTCGAGACGTTCTCCAGGGAGTCAGAGAAGGAGACGAACGTTGCAAGCTGGCAATTGATAATTTCACGAAAAATATTCATTCTTATATTGGCCAGTATTTAGCCCGATTACACGGAGTAGATGGCATTATTTTCACCGCTGGGATTGGTGAGAACAGCGCAGAAATTCGCGATCGCATTTGCAGCGGGTTTGAATATGCGGGTGTTGTCATCGATCAGGACGCGAACTATCACGCGAAAGGGGAACGTTTTATTAGTAGCCGATTCTCCCCGATCAAAGTCATGGTTATTCCGACGAACGAAGAATTAATCATGGCTCGCGATGCCTATCAGCTTGTAACGGAAATGGTGAGCGTCTAA